ATGCCCAGCCTTTCAGCGGCCTGGGTCAGGCTGGCGCGGTCGGCCACTTCGACGAAGACGCGCGCGGAGGTCAAACGGTCCATTTCATCGATCCGTGCAATGAATCATCAACGAGACGGCAGTTTATCTCTTGCGATTGCATCAATACAGTCCACGGCTGTTCACCAGACCCCAGGAGATCGTCATGTCGTCCCCTCTGAAGCTCGTTCGTTCACTGACCGCCGCCTTCGCCGTCGGCATGGTCGCCGCCGGCGGTGCCGGTGCCCAGACCGCAGCGCCGCTGTCGCTCAAGGTCTACAACGCCGACGGCAACAGCTTTCATGTCAATGCGGTCGTCGTGAGCGGCAAGACCGAGGCAGTCGTGATCGACGCCGGCTTCACGCGCGCCGACGCGCTGCGCATCGCGGCCAACGCCCTCGACAGCGGCAAGACCGTCAAGACCATCCTTGTCAGCAACGCCGACCCCGACTTCTACTTCGGTGCCGAGACGCTGAAAGCGGTGTTCCCGCAGGCGCAGGTGCTCGCCACGCCGGCCGTGCGCGAGAAGATCCAGAGCAAGGTCGCCGGCAAGCTCGCGTTCTGGGGACCGAAGATGGGCGCCAACGCGCCCCGGCAGCCGATCGTTCCCGACGAGCTGAAGGGGGTGACCCTCACGGTCGACGGCGAGGCCATCGAGCTGCGCGGCACCACCGGCGAACTGGCGCACCGCCCTTACGTCTGGATCCCTTCGCTGAAGGCGATCGTCGGCAACATCGCGGTGTTCGGCAACCTGCACGTCTGGACTGCCGACACGCAGAAGGACAGCGAGCGCAGGGCCTGGCTCGCTCAGCTCGACGAGATGCAGGCGCTGAAGCCCGCCACGGTCGTGCCCGGCCACATGGCGGCCGGCACGGCGCTGGACGAGAGCGCGATCCGCTACACACGGGAGTACCTGCAACGCTTCGAGGCCGAGACGCCCAAGGCCAGGAGCGGCGCCGAACTGATCGAGGCGATGAAGAAGGCCTACCCGCAAGCCGGCCTGCCGGTCGCGCTCGACATCGGGGCCAAGGTCGCCAAGGGCGAGATGAAGTGGTGATCTGGCGTAGCGCCGAGCGCTACGCCCGACCGCGGCGAATCACGTCGAACCGCAGCCCGCTCGAACCCTCGCCGCGTCCGGTCGTCTTGCGGCGACCGATCCACAGCAGCGCCTTGCCCTGCGCGTCGCGCGCGTAGTTGAAGGCGCGCTTGACCTCGATGCCGTCGCGCGGCACCTCCTCCTCGGCGATGCGCAGGTAGTCGCCATCCACCGGCGCGTTCGGGTCCAGGCGCAGGATCGCGCCGCGCGGATGGAACATGAAGCCTTGCAGCCGGTTGTCGGGCGGGCCCTGCTCCGGCTTCTGCTCGACGAAAGGCGCGGCCCGCAGCCGCTCGATGAAGGCCTTGTAGTCGGCGTTGCGCGGATCGTTCAGCCGCAGCGGGGTGACCTGGTAGTGATGCGTGACGACGCCGCGCTGCAGCTGGATCGCCCACTGGGCCGGCGTCGCGCCGGCCTTCTTCACCGGCAGGAAGGGAATCCAGTGCGCCGCCACCGGCGTCTGCAGGGTGTAGTGCAGCGGCGCGCCGTCGGCGGCGGGCACGGCATCGGGCGGCGGGCGCAGCTGCTGGCTCGTCGACAGCCGGTGGCTCTCGAACTTGCGGTCGAGCGGCTCGCCCGAGGTGCCCTGCACGCGCTTCTCGATGCCCCAGACCATGTTGGCCATCTCGTCGCGCATCATCAGCACATGCTCCAGCGGTGCGCCCTCCAGCGCCTTCACCGCAGGGCACAGGTACAGGATGTCGTTCAGCCGCGGACGCGGCGCCAGCGCACTCGTGCCCACGCTCATCTCGTACATCGTCCACTGCGTGCCATCGGGGTTGGTCGCCGGCGGGATCTTCACCGTGATGCCGAAGTTGTCGAGCACGTCGAGCCTGGCGACACGGTACAGCGCGTTGACCGGCAGCGTCACCGGCAGCGTGAACCAGTCGTTGCCGAACACCAGCGCGTATTCGATCACCGCGAGCCGCGCCAGGTCGTTCTTCGCCGCGCCCAGCATCCCGAAGCTGACGCGACCATCCTCGAACTCCCAGTACCGGTCGGCCGGCATGCCGGGGTAGCGCGCGATCGCCGGCATGGGCGGGCGCTTGGGTTCGACCTCGATGAGCTGCACGCCCGGCCCCGCCTGCGCCGCGTCGGCATTGACGGTGAACGTGTGCCAGTCGAGGCGGCCGTCGGCGTATTCGTCGGCGTCGAGCTTCAGCAGCGGCGCGGTGCCGTCGGCCTGCAGGGAAAAGGCGTACTCGAGGCGCTGCGGGTTCCAGTACGGGCTCGGGCCGGGCGTGCCACCCTCGAGCGCGAAATCGTCCAGCCATGCGACCCAGCGCGTCGCCGCCCCGCGAAACGCCGCGAGCTGAGCTGCGCCCAGGCCGAGGCCGCTGCCGAAGGCATCGAGGCCGGCGTCGTTGCCGATGAGCGGGCGCAGGTCGGCCGCGACGGCGAGAGCGTCGACCGCCTTGCCGTTCAGCAGCGCGTTCCACACGAAGCCGGCGTTGTCCGCGGCCGGATCGTCCGGCGCGACGATGGCCGCCGGATAGCGGTCGAGCAAGGCCGCCAGCGCGCCGCCGGCGCCGGCGGCGCGCAGCTGGCGCATCAGCTGCTGCCCGGCCTGCGCGTTGAGCTTGGGATGCGCGGCCAGCACCTGCTCGCGCTCCACCAGCGCCTCGACCGGCGCCGCGCCGGCCAGCGCCTGCGCGGGTGCGTCGCCGCCCACCAGCGACGTGACCGGCACGCCCTCGATGCGCAAGCCCGCCTTGATGGGGCTGCCCGCATCCTCGCCCTGGAACTCGTTGAACTGCCACTGGCGCGCGAGCATCCACAGCGGATCGGCGACGCGCGCCTGCAGCGCCTCGGACACGTCGTCGCTGGTCGGCAGCGGCTCCAGTCGGGACCAGGTGGTGGCCGACGGATCCGGCTTGGCGATGACGGCCGCCAATGACTCGATGCCGATGGCCTTTGCGGAGACTCGGTAGACAGCCATGGGGTCCTCACTCGAAGGTGGCCAGCTTGCCGGCGGCCATCTTCATGAAGCTGTTCTCGCTCGCCGCGCCGCCTGCGGCGCGCAGCACCGCGAGGTTCTTGTCGAGCATGCTCGCGAAGTCCACCGAGGGCACGTCGCGCTTGAAGTTGTTGGACAGGAAGATGCCCGGCAGCACGAGGCCCAGGCCCTTCAGGTCCTGCGGCCGCACCGCACGCAGCCGCGCGAGCGACATGGCTTCGTCGACGGTGGCCAGCAGCGCCTCCAGCGTCCAGCTGTCGGCCGCGGGATCGGCCGGCACGGCCAGCAGCATGCTTTGCGGCGGACGCGCGCCGGGCGCATCGAAGTGAAAGCCCAGGCCGGTGGTCTCGCGGTCGGTCGGGATGGTCTCCGACCATTCGTCGATGAACAGGCCCGCCAGCGTGTCGCCCGACGCGATGGCGGCGAGCGCCGCGGGTGCGTGGGCCACGACGGCCACTGTGCCGCGCAGGTCCTGCTGCGGCGCCGGCGGCAGGGCACCCCAGCGCGCCGCGGCGTCGCGCGGGAACTGGAGCAGCTTGATGTCCTGCGGCCCGCCGGCCTGGCCCATCGCCTCGGCTGCGGACAGCACGTCGGCGAGCAGGCCGGTGGCTTCGCGCACGCAGCCGAGCTTGGGCAGCCAGCCTGCGATCGCCAGATCGTCGCCGCCCAGCAGCGTGCCGCGATCGCCCAGGGTCGCCGCGGCATCGGCCGCGTAGGCGCCCAGGTCGAAGCGAGGCAGCACCGGGAAGGCCTTGCCCAGGATCGCGGCGATGCGATCGAGCGCGGCCTGCGCCTGCCGCGCGAGGCCGTCGGTGGCGACCGGCGGCGGCGCCGCATCGAGCCGGGCCCGCACTTCGGCGAGCAGGCCCTTCGCGCGCGCATGCGCCAGCTCGACGGTGTCGGCGGGACTCACACGCTCGCCTTCACCCGCGCTTGCCGCGACACGCTCGCTCGGCAGCGCGCTGCGCCAGCCGAGTGCGCGCGCCTGGGCCAGCGCCGCGTGCAATGCGGCGAGCAGCGCGGCGCGATTCGGCGCATCGGGTGCCAGGCTCACGAAGCCC
The Piscinibacter sp. XHJ-5 DNA segment above includes these coding regions:
- a CDS encoding MBL fold metallo-hydrolase, which encodes MSSPLKLVRSLTAAFAVGMVAAGGAGAQTAAPLSLKVYNADGNSFHVNAVVVSGKTEAVVIDAGFTRADALRIAANALDSGKTVKTILVSNADPDFYFGAETLKAVFPQAQVLATPAVREKIQSKVAGKLAFWGPKMGANAPRQPIVPDELKGVTLTVDGEAIELRGTTGELAHRPYVWIPSLKAIVGNIAVFGNLHVWTADTQKDSERRAWLAQLDEMQALKPATVVPGHMAAGTALDESAIRYTREYLQRFEAETPKARSGAELIEAMKKAYPQAGLPVALDIGAKVAKGEMKW